A genomic window from Streptomyces brevispora includes:
- a CDS encoding MerR family transcriptional regulator — protein sequence MTVMETTSTSTGLDVCAAPPKAHPRPEGHDQYTISEVVAFTGLTAHTLRWYERIGLMPHVDRSHTGQRRFTNRDLDWLTFVGKLRLTGMPVAHMVRYAELLREGEHTFGERQELLEATRRDVRTRIAELQDTLAVLDRKIDFYAGARRAPERPSA from the coding sequence ATGACGGTGATGGAGACCACTTCGACTTCGACGGGGCTCGATGTCTGCGCAGCGCCGCCCAAGGCGCATCCGCGCCCCGAGGGGCATGACCAGTACACGATCAGCGAGGTGGTCGCGTTCACCGGGCTCACCGCACACACGCTGCGCTGGTACGAGCGGATCGGGCTGATGCCGCACGTCGACCGGTCGCACACCGGACAACGCCGCTTCACCAACCGTGACCTGGACTGGCTGACCTTCGTCGGCAAGCTGCGGCTGACCGGGATGCCGGTCGCCCACATGGTCCGTTACGCGGAACTGCTGCGTGAGGGCGAGCACACCTTCGGGGAACGGCAGGAACTGCTGGAGGCGACCCGCCGCGACGTGAGGACGCGGATCGCGGAGCTCCAGGACACCCTCGCCGTCCTCGACCGCAAGATCGACTTCTATGCGGGCGCCCGACGGGCGCCGGAGAGGCCCAGTGCCTGA
- a CDS encoding serine hydrolase domain-containing protein gives MQSLAMIENWPVPTAAAAVVRADGTVLGRHGPTAHRFPLASVTKPLAAYAALVAYEEGAVELDEPAGPEGSTVRHLLAHTSGLAFDEHRVTAPPGTRRLYSNAGFEVLGDHIAKATDIPFPEYARQAVLEPLGMTATTLDGSPARDGVSTVDDLLRFAAEVQAPRLLDPRTVLAAQSVVHPGLKGVLPGYGHQNPNDWGLGFEIRDSKSPHWTGANSSPATFGHFGQSGTFLWIDPVAGAACVALTDRAFGPWAAEVWTPFTDAVLAELSA, from the coding sequence ATGCAGAGCCTGGCGATGATCGAGAACTGGCCCGTCCCCACCGCGGCAGCAGCCGTCGTACGAGCGGACGGCACCGTCCTCGGCCGGCACGGTCCGACCGCGCACCGGTTCCCGCTCGCCTCCGTCACCAAGCCGCTCGCCGCCTACGCGGCGCTGGTGGCGTACGAGGAGGGCGCGGTCGAGCTCGACGAACCGGCCGGGCCCGAGGGTTCCACGGTCCGGCACCTGCTCGCCCACACCAGCGGCCTCGCCTTCGACGAGCACCGGGTGACGGCCCCGCCCGGCACCCGGCGGCTCTACTCCAACGCGGGCTTCGAAGTGCTCGGCGACCACATCGCCAAGGCCACCGACATCCCGTTCCCGGAGTACGCCCGCCAGGCGGTCCTGGAGCCCCTGGGCATGACCGCGACCACCCTGGACGGCTCGCCCGCCCGCGACGGCGTCTCCACCGTCGACGACCTGCTGCGGTTCGCGGCCGAGGTGCAGGCCCCCCGCCTCCTCGACCCGCGCACGGTGCTCGCCGCGCAGAGCGTCGTCCACCCCGGGCTGAAGGGCGTACTGCCGGGCTACGGCCACCAGAACCCCAACGACTGGGGTCTCGGCTTCGAGATCCGGGACTCCAAGTCGCCGCACTGGACCGGCGCGAACTCCTCCCCCGCGACCTTCGGGCACTTCGGCCAGTCCGGCACGTTCCTGTGGATCGACCCGGTGGCGGGTGCGGCCTGCGTGGCGCTCACCGACCGGGCCTTCGGGCCGTGGGCCGCCGAGGTGTGGACCCCGTTCACGGACGCGGTACTGGCCGAACTGTCGGCGTAA
- a CDS encoding DUF397 domain-containing protein encodes METGPDLKSAQWRKSSYSGSSGGECVECTVTGGAAWRKSSYSGTNGGECVEVATGCAASVPVRDSKNPGGPVVVVGADAWRGFVESLCAK; translated from the coding sequence ATGGAGACCGGCCCCGACCTGAAGAGCGCGCAGTGGCGTAAGTCCAGCTACAGCGGAAGCTCTGGCGGCGAGTGTGTCGAGTGCACCGTAACCGGCGGCGCGGCCTGGCGTAAGTCGTCGTACAGCGGTACGAACGGCGGCGAGTGCGTCGAGGTGGCGACCGGCTGCGCCGCCTCCGTTCCCGTCCGTGACAGCAAGAACCCCGGCGGGCCCGTCGTCGTCGTCGGGGCCGATGCCTGGCGGGGCTTCGTGGAGAGTCTCTGCGCGAAGTGA
- a CDS encoding RNA polymerase sigma factor, whose amino-acid sequence MELNDAGPATPVRGVSDRELWMRAVGGDREAFGRIFDRHGKTVYNHLFRRTADWAEAEDLTSAVFLHAWRRRSETVLDRDSALPWLLGIADRLLSNTRRRLRRAEALLHRLISHDEQVGDHAERVAVQVDDERRMSEIHRALARLPRHEREVVELCVWSGLDQQAAAAALKVAVGTVKSRLHRARRRLGADHDLIGGTTVTASFSSKNPVNAEEVAR is encoded by the coding sequence ATGGAACTGAACGACGCTGGTCCCGCCACACCGGTCAGAGGTGTATCTGACCGGGAGTTGTGGATGAGGGCCGTCGGCGGCGACCGGGAGGCGTTCGGCCGGATCTTCGACCGTCATGGCAAGACCGTCTACAACCATCTGTTCCGGCGGACGGCCGACTGGGCGGAGGCCGAAGACCTCACTTCGGCCGTCTTCCTGCATGCCTGGCGTCGGCGATCGGAGACGGTGCTGGACCGCGACTCGGCCTTGCCGTGGCTGCTCGGCATCGCCGACCGTCTGCTGTCGAACACCAGGCGGCGGCTGAGGCGGGCCGAGGCGTTGCTGCACCGGCTCATCTCGCACGACGAGCAGGTGGGCGACCACGCGGAGCGCGTCGCCGTCCAGGTGGACGACGAGCGTCGCATGTCGGAAATCCACCGGGCGCTGGCCCGGCTGCCTCGCCACGAACGCGAGGTCGTCGAGCTCTGCGTGTGGTCGGGCCTGGATCAGCAGGCGGCCGCGGCAGCGCTGAAGGTGGCGGTCGGAACGGTGAAGTCCAGATTGCACCGGGCGCGGCGGAGGCTGGGGGCCGACCACGACCTCATTGGCGGAACCACGGTCACGGCGTCGTTCAGTTCGAAGAATCCCGTCAACGCGGAAGAGGTCGCACGATGA
- a CDS encoding LamG-like jellyroll fold domain-containing protein: MRPRARLLVAATAAFAALLAPFSVMTATAADIAPTAAAAVPVPDPNVLDVDFADGKPTDHAQNLAPVTKGTPSITHDQSVAKRAATFNGTTDAYTYPFAAQWPKLTGGFSVECRFRWNGDSLPASGQAAICSNAQSGGADLQIDSGRLAFSVNVGGYKYTRAPIVPGQWYDAVATWDGQSVKLYVDGALASTTAAAGPLTVPAAGAQNWTLGADSAGGGGIETPSPVTLSTAHVWDSALSADQVASFVRRNTAPPPDAPDCSAYRKGIADAADAAAGSVVLNEDFSDAAGVNCWNQATGSASWKVTGGRLTGNSPAAGDDPLITFGPHLDDYVLRATARFDSVLRPTGPWFGVVADTPGNGVRPYPVFAVAADTTAADGVRAMTRFPASTTGIKSAAYSSDLGTGTDVDIALEVHGTVANLHLNGRPVLTGVRIPRTAKGVLGLELDSASVSFDRLSVTKLGPLGTAGFMSATFRLPATVVSGDIDQPLAGLWSTGWTEQNDAPVSFSEVTGDSWLDVSPGGVVTGTAPDDVPQDDGTITVRATDGTTTAQIEVQVPVAARGAAPRIQSASWNAWEGGGHVTDAVGKNVAVIATQGIGLIGFQDGGADMARQVADALGWHVHASGDLGIVSAHPIAATDRVAPSDAAPAAAVTLDVAGTPVRVWDARLDEADYGPYRACFDGAADLTAHERTTTRYAQAREIARKMAGDLSGSGGTPVLLLGDLASPSGTDWTSATSDTHCGAGAVDWPVPEVFADLGLTDSYRVVNTDPSADPGNTWSPITSTHSDGQPEPQDRIDYVWYAGDGVQVAEAHPLTVGWPSEDDVADNSWASDHAAAVTTFTVGEDSTEPAPELPVVSVDNRTVAYQEGHGPADVAAFLKRTGATADPADATLSADLATIDFATPGWYTVLITAVSGRYTSNPVAITVRVAPVPGLTLSAGTATFAVGDPLDEAAVLARLEPILDVPGAVNVDLSGVDAWVPAAYPVTVTATDEWGFTANRPATVEVVGTEPWDASKIYDNTDMVTYRGAFYRAAWWTRNQKPGDPYGPWQEISTAEDGTAVWTASRIFLAGDVATHQGVTYRAKWWTRNQKPGDPHGPWTVTTG; the protein is encoded by the coding sequence ATGCGACCCAGAGCCAGACTCCTGGTGGCCGCCACGGCCGCCTTCGCGGCGCTCCTCGCGCCGTTCTCCGTGATGACGGCGACGGCGGCCGACATCGCGCCGACAGCGGCAGCCGCCGTCCCCGTTCCCGATCCGAACGTCCTGGACGTGGACTTCGCCGACGGCAAGCCGACGGACCACGCCCAGAATCTTGCGCCCGTCACCAAGGGCACCCCGTCCATCACCCACGACCAGAGCGTGGCCAAGCGCGCGGCGACCTTCAACGGCACCACGGACGCGTACACCTATCCGTTCGCCGCGCAGTGGCCCAAGCTGACCGGTGGGTTCTCGGTGGAGTGCCGGTTCCGCTGGAACGGTGATTCCCTGCCCGCCTCGGGGCAGGCGGCGATCTGCTCCAACGCCCAGTCGGGCGGCGCCGACCTGCAGATCGACAGCGGCCGGCTGGCGTTCTCGGTGAACGTCGGCGGCTACAAGTACACCCGCGCCCCGATCGTGCCCGGCCAGTGGTACGACGCGGTCGCCACCTGGGACGGCCAGAGCGTCAAGCTGTACGTCGACGGCGCCCTCGCCTCGACCACGGCCGCCGCGGGCCCGCTCACCGTCCCCGCCGCCGGGGCGCAGAACTGGACCCTGGGCGCCGACTCGGCGGGCGGCGGCGGTATCGAGACCCCCTCGCCGGTCACCCTCAGTACCGCCCATGTCTGGGACTCGGCGCTCTCGGCCGACCAGGTGGCGTCCTTCGTGCGGCGGAACACGGCCCCGCCGCCGGACGCCCCGGACTGCTCCGCGTACCGGAAGGGGATCGCGGACGCGGCCGACGCCGCCGCCGGGTCCGTCGTCCTGAACGAGGACTTCTCGGATGCGGCCGGTGTCAACTGCTGGAACCAGGCCACCGGTTCGGCCTCGTGGAAGGTGACCGGCGGCCGTCTGACCGGGAACTCGCCCGCCGCCGGGGACGATCCGCTGATCACCTTCGGCCCGCATCTGGACGACTACGTCCTCCGGGCGACCGCCCGCTTCGACAGCGTGCTCCGGCCCACCGGCCCGTGGTTCGGGGTGGTCGCCGACACGCCCGGCAACGGCGTCCGCCCGTACCCGGTCTTCGCGGTCGCCGCCGACACCACGGCCGCCGACGGGGTCCGCGCGATGACCCGGTTCCCCGCGTCCACGACGGGCATCAAGAGCGCGGCGTACAGCTCGGACCTGGGCACCGGCACCGATGTGGACATCGCCCTCGAAGTGCACGGCACGGTGGCGAACCTCCACCTCAACGGCCGCCCGGTGCTCACCGGCGTCAGGATTCCCCGCACGGCCAAGGGGGTGCTCGGTCTGGAACTCGACTCGGCGAGCGTGTCGTTCGACCGGCTCTCGGTGACCAAGCTCGGCCCGCTCGGCACGGCAGGTTTCATGTCCGCCACCTTCAGGCTGCCCGCCACGGTGGTCTCCGGCGACATCGACCAGCCGCTCGCCGGGCTGTGGAGCACCGGCTGGACCGAACAGAACGATGCGCCGGTCAGTTTCTCCGAGGTGACGGGGGACAGCTGGCTCGACGTGAGCCCCGGGGGCGTTGTCACGGGCACCGCCCCCGACGACGTACCGCAGGACGACGGCACGATCACCGTCCGGGCCACCGACGGCACGACGACCGCGCAGATCGAGGTGCAGGTCCCGGTCGCCGCTCGGGGCGCGGCGCCGCGGATCCAGAGCGCTTCGTGGAACGCCTGGGAGGGCGGAGGCCATGTCACGGACGCGGTGGGGAAGAACGTCGCGGTGATCGCCACCCAGGGCATCGGCCTGATCGGCTTCCAGGACGGCGGGGCGGACATGGCCCGGCAGGTCGCCGACGCGCTGGGCTGGCACGTGCACGCCTCCGGGGATCTCGGTATCGTCTCCGCCCACCCGATCGCGGCCACCGACCGGGTTGCCCCGAGCGACGCAGCCCCGGCGGCGGCCGTCACCCTCGATGTGGCCGGTACGCCGGTGCGGGTGTGGGACGCGCGTCTGGACGAGGCCGACTACGGCCCCTACCGGGCGTGTTTCGACGGCGCCGCAGACCTGACGGCACATGAGAGGACCACCACCCGTTACGCCCAGGCCCGGGAGATCGCCCGGAAGATGGCGGGCGACCTGTCCGGCAGCGGTGGCACCCCGGTGCTCCTCCTCGGTGACCTGGCCTCCCCGTCGGGCACCGACTGGACCTCGGCGACCTCGGACACCCACTGCGGCGCGGGCGCCGTGGACTGGCCGGTGCCGGAGGTCTTCGCGGACCTCGGTCTGACCGACTCCTACCGGGTCGTCAACACCGACCCCTCGGCCGACCCGGGCAACACCTGGTCGCCCATCACCTCGACCCACTCCGACGGGCAGCCCGAACCGCAGGACCGTATCGACTACGTCTGGTACGCCGGTGACGGTGTCCAGGTGGCCGAGGCGCACCCGCTCACTGTCGGCTGGCCGTCCGAGGACGACGTGGCGGACAACTCCTGGGCCAGTGACCACGCGGCGGCGGTCACCACCTTCACCGTCGGCGAGGATTCCACCGAACCGGCGCCCGAGCTGCCGGTCGTCTCGGTGGACAACCGCACCGTCGCGTACCAGGAGGGCCACGGCCCGGCGGACGTCGCCGCGTTCCTCAAGAGGACGGGCGCCACCGCCGACCCGGCCGACGCGACCCTCTCGGCCGATCTCGCCACGATCGATTTCGCCACCCCCGGCTGGTACACGGTGCTGATCACGGCGGTCAGCGGCCGCTACACCTCGAACCCGGTCGCGATCACCGTCCGGGTGGCACCCGTCCCCGGACTGACCCTCTCCGCCGGCACCGCGACCTTCGCCGTCGGTGACCCCCTCGACGAGGCGGCCGTCCTGGCGCGGCTCGAACCGATCCTGGATGTACCGGGTGCGGTGAACGTCGATCTGTCGGGCGTGGACGCCTGGGTGCCCGCCGCCTATCCGGTGACGGTGACGGCCACCGACGAGTGGGGCTTCACGGCGAACCGGCCGGCGACCGTCGAGGTCGTGGGCACCGAGCCCTGGGACGCGTCGAAGATCTACGACAACACGGACATGGTCACCTACCGGGGCGCGTTCTACCGGGCGGCCTGGTGGACACGGAACCAGAAGCCGGGCGACCCTTACGGGCCGTGGCAGGAGATCAGCACGGCCGAGGACGGCACCGCCGTGTGGACCGCGTCGAGGATCTTCCTGGCGGGCGACGTCGCGACCCACCAGGGCGTGACGTACCGGGCGAAGTGGTGGACCCGGAACCAGAAGCCGGGCGACCCGCACGGGCCCTGGACGGTGACCACGGGCTGA
- a CDS encoding alkaline phosphatase family protein, translating into MTLTTIEPPCLGIENTGNTEITEITEITENTEIAEITENTENIVNISDREIAERTGVTENAVSPAGEFRITRRRMLQSAAVALGAMAVGPVAEAVGGARASAAEYVLPEGFSGDMSDLKHVVILMQENRSFDHYLGQLPGVRGHHDKQVLRFQDGTDVFQQRDATGAIVTPAVSTATWGDNHNFYGANGGRWNTWVKDKGDHCMWYYTPDHMPWMYSLASQYTVCDMNFCSLHGPTIPNRYYLMTGSAGGEISNAGQNNYSRGWTTVPEQLQQAGIDWRVYSDNSGKGVGGSLQSGYVGEYGCNVTNSFKSFDPHTADEDDLAPGTGKIWKANSFVYAGATTPNDDSEANLDAVLRDLIAACEPGAEHPLPEVSWVVMPAAWSEHPGFDTVHGERYMNKVLRTLQSNEDIWNHTLVIITYDENDGKFDHVLPPRPEPGTAGEFSGTTPYGFGPWVPMLLVSPWTRGGYVASEVFDHTSTVKFLETWAASLGKPFTCPNITDWRRAVAGDLTSAIDFAHPQPGPVVIADPVTGTPPELPADRMKPRGLSFHPHATFTENRSAGTVTASMTLSGGAAGKAVSLQVFPDQYLAFANTPYTVTEAAPRSYTWDVKKTDGKYAFSVYGPDGFLRSFAGQVIPASQKNIGIPRIEAELGRGRHGEVRLTLHNDGTQAVRYTLTANDYLGGTQRYTVAGGASTVVDWPTEQGYYDVVLTASTGTGWTQRYAGRVSTV; encoded by the coding sequence ATGACTCTCACCACCATCGAGCCCCCGTGCCTCGGCATCGAGAACACCGGAAATACCGAGATCACCGAGATCACCGAGATCACCGAGAACACCGAGATCGCCGAGATCACCGAGAACACCGAAAACATCGTGAACATCTCGGACAGAGAAATTGCCGAAAGAACCGGAGTCACCGAAAACGCCGTGAGCCCCGCCGGTGAATTCCGCATCACCCGGCGCCGGATGCTCCAGTCGGCCGCCGTCGCCCTCGGTGCGATGGCTGTCGGCCCGGTCGCCGAAGCGGTCGGCGGGGCGCGGGCCAGTGCGGCCGAATACGTCCTGCCCGAGGGCTTCAGCGGTGATATGTCCGATCTGAAGCATGTGGTGATCCTCATGCAGGAGAACCGGTCCTTCGACCACTACCTCGGTCAGCTGCCCGGTGTGCGCGGGCACCACGACAAGCAGGTCCTGAGGTTCCAGGACGGCACCGACGTCTTCCAGCAGCGCGACGCCACCGGCGCCATCGTGACGCCCGCCGTGTCGACCGCCACCTGGGGCGACAACCACAACTTCTACGGTGCCAACGGCGGGCGGTGGAACACCTGGGTGAAGGACAAGGGCGACCACTGCATGTGGTACTACACGCCCGACCACATGCCGTGGATGTACTCGCTCGCCTCCCAGTACACCGTCTGCGACATGAACTTCTGCTCGTTGCACGGGCCGACCATCCCGAACCGCTACTACCTGATGACCGGTTCGGCGGGCGGCGAGATCTCCAACGCCGGCCAGAACAACTACAGCCGCGGCTGGACCACGGTCCCCGAGCAGCTCCAGCAGGCCGGCATCGACTGGCGGGTCTACTCCGACAACAGCGGCAAGGGCGTCGGCGGCAGCCTCCAGAGCGGCTATGTCGGTGAGTACGGCTGCAATGTCACCAACAGCTTCAAGTCCTTCGACCCCCACACGGCGGACGAGGACGATCTCGCACCCGGCACCGGCAAGATCTGGAAGGCCAACTCCTTTGTTTACGCGGGCGCCACCACGCCCAACGACGACTCCGAGGCGAACCTCGACGCGGTCCTCCGCGACCTGATCGCCGCCTGCGAGCCGGGGGCGGAGCATCCGCTTCCCGAGGTCTCCTGGGTGGTGATGCCCGCCGCGTGGAGCGAGCACCCGGGCTTCGACACCGTGCACGGTGAGCGCTACATGAACAAGGTGCTCCGGACGCTCCAGAGCAACGAGGACATCTGGAACCACACCCTGGTGATCATCACCTACGACGAGAACGACGGAAAGTTCGACCATGTACTGCCCCCGCGCCCGGAGCCGGGCACGGCCGGTGAGTTCTCGGGCACCACTCCGTACGGGTTCGGGCCTTGGGTGCCGATGCTGCTGGTCTCGCCGTGGACACGAGGCGGCTACGTCGCGTCGGAGGTGTTCGACCACACCTCGACGGTGAAGTTCCTGGAGACCTGGGCCGCCTCCCTGGGCAAGCCGTTCACCTGCCCGAACATCACCGACTGGCGCCGGGCCGTCGCCGGCGACCTGACCAGCGCGATCGACTTCGCGCACCCGCAGCCGGGTCCGGTCGTCATCGCGGACCCGGTCACCGGGACCCCGCCGGAGCTCCCGGCGGACAGGATGAAGCCGCGCGGCCTCTCCTTCCACCCGCACGCCACGTTCACCGAGAACCGCTCCGCCGGCACGGTGACCGCGTCCATGACGCTGTCCGGCGGTGCGGCGGGCAAGGCGGTGAGCCTCCAGGTCTTCCCCGACCAGTACCTCGCCTTCGCCAACACGCCGTACACGGTGACCGAGGCGGCCCCCCGTTCGTACACCTGGGACGTGAAGAAGACCGACGGCAAGTACGCCTTCTCCGTCTACGGGCCCGACGGCTTCCTGCGCTCCTTCGCCGGACAGGTGATTCCCGCGAGCCAGAAGAACATCGGCATTCCGCGCATCGAGGCGGAGCTGGGCAGGGGCAGGCACGGCGAGGTCAGGCTGACGCTCCACAACGACGGTACGCAGGCCGTCCGTTACACGCTGACGGCCAACGACTACCTGGGCGGCACCCAGAGGTACACCGTCGCCGGCGGCGCCTCCACCGTCGTGGACTGGCCCACCGAGCAGGGCTACTACGACGTGGTGCTCACCGCCAGCACCGGGACCGGCTGGACCCAGCGGTACGCCGGCCGTGTCTCGACGGTCTGA
- a CDS encoding GNAT family N-acetyltransferase — MTDIVRATASDVPALATVLASAYAEDPVWSWLMPHDRDRRLRLLFTAHLAQQVPAGRVWTDPDRTVAAAWAEPGQWKLPASYLLRNAGTLLRAARTQLPRTGMRLLALEHRHPADPAHWYVEYIGTHADARGTGRGSQVLGGLLAQAEADGRPVFLESSNRRNLTFYERHGFAVHEEMTFRSGPPMWSMWRRENDR; from the coding sequence ATGACCGACATAGTCCGTGCCACCGCCTCCGACGTACCGGCGCTCGCCACCGTCCTCGCCAGCGCCTATGCCGAGGACCCCGTCTGGTCGTGGCTGATGCCGCACGACCGGGACCGGCGGCTGCGGCTCCTGTTCACCGCGCACCTGGCGCAGCAGGTCCCGGCGGGCCGGGTGTGGACCGACCCGGACCGCACGGTGGCGGCGGCGTGGGCGGAGCCCGGACAGTGGAAGCTCCCTGCGAGCTACCTGCTGCGCAACGCGGGCACCCTGCTGCGGGCGGCGCGCACCCAACTGCCCCGTACCGGGATGCGGCTGCTCGCCCTGGAGCACCGCCATCCGGCCGACCCCGCGCACTGGTACGTCGAGTACATAGGCACCCACGCCGACGCGCGCGGCACGGGGCGCGGGTCGCAGGTGCTGGGCGGGCTGCTGGCGCAGGCGGAGGCTGACGGGCGTCCGGTGTTCCTGGAGTCGAGCAACCGGCGCAATCTGACGTTCTACGAGCGGCACGGTTTCGCCGTGCACGAGGAGATGACGTTTCGGTCCGGGCCGCCGATGTGGTCGATGTGGCGGCGGGAGAACGATCGGTAG
- a CDS encoding pirin family protein, translated as MISVRRSGDRFRGGEEAAGIESRHSFSFGTFYDPDNLRFGPVLACNEERLAPGAGFDEHPHSHTEIVTWVVEGELTHRDSTGRATVVRAGDIQHLSAAGGVRHVERNDGDVPLTFLQMWLAPLEPGGEPSYTTVPGIADSTPYALPEAGAMLHVRRLGEGERSAVPDAPRVYVHVVAGEVRISDEELGPGDSARITGEEGLELVGCGGAAEALVWELPG; from the coding sequence GTGATTTCCGTACGTCGCTCGGGCGACCGCTTCAGGGGCGGGGAAGAGGCGGCCGGCATCGAGTCCCGGCACTCCTTCTCCTTCGGCACCTTCTACGACCCGGACAACCTCCGCTTCGGCCCGGTCCTCGCCTGCAACGAGGAACGCCTGGCCCCCGGCGCGGGCTTCGACGAGCACCCGCACAGCCACACGGAGATCGTGACCTGGGTGGTGGAGGGGGAGCTGACCCACCGCGACTCCACCGGCCGTGCCACCGTCGTGCGGGCCGGGGACATCCAGCACCTCAGCGCGGCGGGCGGCGTCCGGCACGTCGAACGCAACGATGGGGACGTCCCGCTGACCTTCCTCCAGATGTGGCTCGCACCGCTGGAGCCGGGCGGCGAGCCCTCGTACACGACCGTCCCCGGCATCGCGGACTCCACCCCGTACGCCCTCCCGGAGGCGGGCGCGATGCTGCATGTCCGGCGACTGGGGGAGGGCGAGCGTTCTGCGGTGCCGGACGCGCCTCGGGTGTACGTCCATGTGGTGGCCGGGGAGGTGCGGATCAGCGACGAGGAGCTGGGGCCGGGCGACTCGGCGCGGATCACCGGGGAAGAGGGGCTGGAGCTGGTCGGCTGCGGCGGGGCGGCGGAGGCGCTGGTCTGGGAACTGCCGGGCTGA
- a CDS encoding PucR family transcriptional regulator has product MPRPDPEQPAANDAHLHAATLKRLEQSSGRLAANAIARMDESLPWYRAMPPENRSWIGLVAQAGIAAFTEWFRHPETPQAISTDVFGTAPRELTRAITLRQTVEMVRTTIEVMEAAIDEVAAPGDESVLREALLVYAREIAFATAQVYAQAAEARGAWDARLESLVVNAVLSGEADEGAVSRAAALGWNSPEHVCVLLGTAPDGDSELTVEAIRRAARHAKLQVLTGVLGNRLVVIAGGSDNPLQVAKALIGPYAAGPVVAGPVVPDLLAATRSAQAAAAGLKACSAWQDAPRPVLADDLLPERAMAGDPAARDQLVEEIYRPLEEAGSALLETLSVYLEQASSLEGAARMLFVHPNTVRYRLRRVTDVTGWSPSDVRSAFTLRIALILGRLADRDPQS; this is encoded by the coding sequence GTGCCCCGACCCGATCCTGAGCAGCCCGCTGCGAACGACGCCCATCTCCATGCCGCGACCCTGAAACGGCTGGAGCAGTCCTCCGGCCGGCTGGCCGCGAACGCGATCGCCCGCATGGACGAGTCACTGCCCTGGTACCGGGCCATGCCGCCGGAGAACCGGTCGTGGATCGGCCTGGTCGCCCAGGCCGGTATCGCCGCCTTCACCGAGTGGTTCCGGCATCCGGAGACCCCGCAGGCCATCTCGACCGATGTCTTCGGTACGGCTCCGCGCGAGTTGACCCGGGCGATCACGCTGCGGCAGACCGTCGAGATGGTGCGTACGACGATCGAGGTCATGGAGGCCGCGATCGACGAGGTCGCCGCGCCCGGCGACGAGTCGGTGCTGCGCGAGGCACTGCTCGTCTACGCGCGGGAGATCGCCTTCGCGACCGCCCAGGTGTACGCCCAGGCCGCCGAGGCCCGGGGCGCGTGGGACGCCCGGCTCGAATCGCTCGTGGTGAACGCGGTGCTGTCCGGGGAGGCCGACGAGGGCGCCGTGTCCCGGGCCGCCGCGCTCGGCTGGAACTCCCCCGAACACGTCTGCGTGCTGCTCGGCACGGCACCGGACGGGGACAGCGAGCTGACCGTGGAGGCGATCAGGCGGGCCGCCCGGCACGCCAAGCTCCAGGTCCTGACCGGGGTGCTCGGCAACCGGCTCGTCGTCATCGCGGGCGGCAGCGACAATCCGCTCCAGGTCGCGAAGGCCCTGATCGGCCCGTACGCGGCGGGTCCGGTCGTCGCCGGTCCCGTGGTGCCCGACCTGCTGGCGGCCACCCGGTCCGCGCAGGCCGCCGCCGCCGGGCTCAAGGCGTGCAGCGCCTGGCAGGACGCGCCCCGGCCGGTCCTCGCGGACGATCTGCTGCCGGAGCGCGCGATGGCGGGTGACCCGGCCGCGCGGGACCAGTTGGTAGAGGAGATCTACAGACCGCTTGAAGAAGCGGGTTCCGCTCTCCTGGAGACGCTGAGTGTGTATCTGGAACAGGCGAGCAGTCTCGAAGGGGCCGCCAGGATGCTCTTCGTCCACCCCAACACCGTGCGCTACCGGCTGCGACGTGTGACGGACGTCACCGGGTGGTCACCGTCCGATGTCCGCTCGGCGTTCACGCTGCGGATCGCCCTCATCCTGGGGCGTCTGGCCGACAGGGATCCTCAGTCCTAG